Proteins from a single region of Puntigrus tetrazona isolate hp1 chromosome 2, ASM1883169v1, whole genome shotgun sequence:
- the elocb gene encoding elongin C paralog b, with the protein MDGEEKTYGGCEGPDAMYVKLISSDGHEFIVKREHALTSGTIKAMLSGPGQFAENETNEVNFREIPSHVLSKVCMYFTYKVRYTNSSTEIPEFPIAPEIALELLMAANFLDC; encoded by the exons ATGG atggaGAAGAAAAAACCTATGGTGGCTGTGAGGGGCCAGATGCCATGTACGTGAAATTGATTTCCTCTGATGGCCATGAGTTTATTGTGAAGAGAGAACATGCTCTGACGTCTGGAACAATCAAAGCTATGCTTAGTGGTCCTG gCCAGTTTGCTGAGAATGAAACAAATGAGGTCAACTTTCGAGAGATCCCATCTCACGTTCTTTCTAAAGTGTGCATGTACTTTACATATAAAGTTCGTTATACTAATAGTTCAACAGAAATCCCAGAATTTCCTATTGCTCCAGAGATAGCGCTGGAGCTTCTGATGGCTGCAAACTTCTTagattgttaa
- the rdh10b gene encoding retinol dehydrogenase 10-B, with protein sequence MNFVTELFVVTFKILWSFVLAGAKWLIPPREKSVEGQVCVITGAGSGLGRLFAQEFARRRATLVLWDVNRESNEETAEMVREIYREIKPCAGSVQELPVFQPKVYTYVCDVSKRERVYSTAEKVRKEVGNIDLLINNAGVVSGRHLLECPDELIERTMMVNCHAHFWTAKAFLPKMLELNHGHIVTVASSLGLFTTAGVEDYCASKFGAIGFHESLSHELKAADKDGIKMTLVCPFLVDTGMFNGCKIRKEMAPLFPPLKPEYCVKQAMRAILTDQPMICTPRVMYMVTFMKTVLPFDAIVCMYRFIGADKCMYPFLAQRKESTNNNESKTGI encoded by the exons ATGAATTTCGTAACAGAATTATTCGTGGTTACTTTTAAAATCTTATGGTCGTTCGTACTGGCCGGTGCTAAATGGCTTATTCCTCCGCGGGAAAAGAGCGTGGAGGGCCAAGTGTGTGTTATCACCGGTGCTGGAAGCGGTCTCGGGCGACTCTTTGCGCAGGAGTTTGCCCGGAGACGAGCAACCCTTGTGCTGTGGGATGTCAACCGAGAGAGCAACGAAGAGACCGCAGAGATGGTGCGTGAGATCTACCGAGAAATCAAGCCGTGCGCTG GCAGTGTTCAGGAGTTGCCTGTGTTCCAGCCGAAAGTTTACACGTATGTTTGCGACGTCAGTAAACGCGAGAGAGTGTACTCGACCGCAGAGAAGGTGCGCAAAGAAGTGGGGAACATCGACCTGTTGATCAACAACGCTGGAGTTGTGTCAGGGCGTCATCTTCTCGAGTGCCCTGATGAGCTTATTGAGAGGACCATGATGGTCAACTGCCATGCTCACTTCTGG ACTGCAAAGGCTTTTCTTCCCAAGATGCTTGAGCTGAATCATGGACACATTGTAACTGTAGCTAGCTCACTGGGCTTGTTCACCACTGCTGGTGTAGAG GACTATTGTGCAAGCAAGTTTGGAGCCATAGGCTTTCATGAGTCTTTGAGCCATGAACTGAAAGCAGCTGATAAGGATGGAATAAAGATGACGCTTGTCTGTCCTTTTTTAGTTGACACTGGCATGTTCAACGGCTGCAAAATTAG GAAAGAAATGGCGCCATTGTTTCCACCGCTAAAACCAGAGTACTGTGTCAAACAGGCCATGAGAGCCATACTAACAGACCAACCAATGATCTGCACGCCAAGAGTCATGTACATGGTCACCTTCATGAAAAC tgttttgcCGTTTGATGCCATCGTGTGCATGTATAGATTTATCGGGGCTGATAAATGCATGTACCCCTTTCTGGCTCAACGGAAGGAGTCCACCAACAACAATGAATCAAAGACTGGAATCTAA
- the ube2wa gene encoding probable ubiquitin-conjugating enzyme E2 W-A isoform X3 gives MKRLQKELLALQSDPPPGMTLNERSVQNTITEWFIDMEGAPGTLYEGEKFQLLFKFSSRYPFDSPQVMFTGENIPVHPHVYSNGHICLSILTEDWSPALSVQSVCLSIISMLSSCKEKRRPPDNSFYVKTCNKNPKKTKWWYHDDTC, from the exons ATG aAGCGATTACAAAAGGAATTGTTGGCATTGCAGAGCGACCCACCTCCGGGAATGACACTTAACGAGAGAAGTGTGCAGAACACGATCACTGA GTGGTTTATAGATATGGAAGGTGCTCCAGGTACTCTCTACGAAGGAGAGAAGTTTCAGCTCCTCTTCAAATTCAGTAGTCGATATCCTTTTGATTCACCTCAG GTAATGTTCACTGGAGAGAACATACCCGTCCATCCACATGTCTATAGCAACGGTCACATCTGTTTATCTATTTTAACGGAGGACTGGTCACCAGCTCTGTCTGTGCAATCTGTGTGTTTAAGCATTATTAGCATGCTCTCAAGCTGCAAAGAAAAG CGACGTCCTCCAGATAACTCCTTTTAtgttaaaacatgtaataaGAATCCAAAGAAAACCAAGTGGTGGTATCATG ATGATACGTGCTAG
- the ube2wa gene encoding probable ubiquitin-conjugating enzyme E2 W-A isoform X1, giving the protein MHRSPSEPKRLQKELLALQSDPPPGMTLNERSVQNTITEWFIDMEGAPGTLYEGEKFQLLFKFSSRYPFDSPQVMFTGENIPVHPHVYSNGHICLSILTEDWSPALSVQSVCLSIISMLSSCKEKRRPPDNSFYVKTCNKNPKKTKWWYHDDTC; this is encoded by the exons ATGCATCGGAGTCCTTCCGAACCC aAGCGATTACAAAAGGAATTGTTGGCATTGCAGAGCGACCCACCTCCGGGAATGACACTTAACGAGAGAAGTGTGCAGAACACGATCACTGA GTGGTTTATAGATATGGAAGGTGCTCCAGGTACTCTCTACGAAGGAGAGAAGTTTCAGCTCCTCTTCAAATTCAGTAGTCGATATCCTTTTGATTCACCTCAG GTAATGTTCACTGGAGAGAACATACCCGTCCATCCACATGTCTATAGCAACGGTCACATCTGTTTATCTATTTTAACGGAGGACTGGTCACCAGCTCTGTCTGTGCAATCTGTGTGTTTAAGCATTATTAGCATGCTCTCAAGCTGCAAAGAAAAG CGACGTCCTCCAGATAACTCCTTTTAtgttaaaacatgtaataaGAATCCAAAGAAAACCAAGTGGTGGTATCATG ATGATACGTGCTAG
- the rpl7 gene encoding 60S ribosomal protein L7, producing MAGETKKKVPSVPESLLKRRQRFAAIKVVRQKKAAADKKAGKVTRKLIFKRAEAYHKEYKQMYRREIRMSRMARKAGNYYVPAEPKLAFVIRIRGINGVSPKVRKVLQLLRLRQIFNGVFVKLNKASINMLRIAEPYIAWGYPNLKSVRELVYKRGYGKIRKQRIPLTDNSLIERSLGRCGIICVEDLIHEIYTVGKNFKYANNFLWPFKLSSPRGGMNKKTTHFVEGGDAGNREDQINRLVRRMN from the exons ATGGCGGGTGAAAC AAAAAAGAAGGTTCCCTCAGTCCCTGAAAGCCTCTTGAAGAGGCGACAGCGGTTTGCTGCCATCAAGGTTGTCCGTCAGAAGAAGGCGGCAGCTGACAAGAAG GCAGGCAAAGTCACCAGAAAGCTCATCTTCAAGAGAGCTGAAGCTTATCACAAAGAATACAAGCAGATGTACCGGCGTGAAATCCGCATGAGCAGGATGGCTCGCAAGGCAGGCAACTACTACGTCCCAGCTGAGCCCAAGTTGGCGTTTGTCATTCGGATCAGAGG TATCAATGGTGTCAGCCCCAAAGTCCGCAAGGTGCTTCAGTTGCTCCGTCTCCGCCAGATCTTCAACGGTGTCTTTGTGAAACTGAACAAGGCCTCCATCAACATGCTCCGAATTGCAGAGCCCTACATTGCCTGGGG ttaCCCCAACCTTAAATCTGTGCGTGAGCTTGTGTACAAGCGTGGGTATGGCAAGATCAGGAAGCAGCGCATCCCGCTGACAGACAACTCCCTGATCGAGAGGTCCCTTG GTCGTTGCGGAATCATCTGTGTTGAGGATCTCATCCACGAGATCTACACTGTTGGAAAGAACTTCAAGTATGCAAACAACTTCCTTTGGCCATTCAAACTGTCCTCCCCTCGTGGTGGCATGAACAAGAAAACCACCCACTTTGTTGAGGGAGGTGATGCAGGAAACAGGGAGGACCAGATCAACAGGCTCGTCAGGAGGATGAACTAA
- the ube2wa gene encoding probable ubiquitin-conjugating enzyme E2 W-A isoform X2, translated as MASMQKRLQKELLALQSDPPPGMTLNERSVQNTITEWFIDMEGAPGTLYEGEKFQLLFKFSSRYPFDSPQVMFTGENIPVHPHVYSNGHICLSILTEDWSPALSVQSVCLSIISMLSSCKEKRRPPDNSFYVKTCNKNPKKTKWWYHDDTC; from the exons ATGGCGTCGATGCAG aAGCGATTACAAAAGGAATTGTTGGCATTGCAGAGCGACCCACCTCCGGGAATGACACTTAACGAGAGAAGTGTGCAGAACACGATCACTGA GTGGTTTATAGATATGGAAGGTGCTCCAGGTACTCTCTACGAAGGAGAGAAGTTTCAGCTCCTCTTCAAATTCAGTAGTCGATATCCTTTTGATTCACCTCAG GTAATGTTCACTGGAGAGAACATACCCGTCCATCCACATGTCTATAGCAACGGTCACATCTGTTTATCTATTTTAACGGAGGACTGGTCACCAGCTCTGTCTGTGCAATCTGTGTGTTTAAGCATTATTAGCATGCTCTCAAGCTGCAAAGAAAAG CGACGTCCTCCAGATAACTCCTTTTAtgttaaaacatgtaataaGAATCCAAAGAAAACCAAGTGGTGGTATCATG ATGATACGTGCTAG